From a single Rodentibacter sp. JRC1 genomic region:
- a CDS encoding substrate-binding domain-containing protein: MEQLISHRPNAIIIARNGLKTIKIPKKLHQFPIALANCVTDDLPLASYIPDDFQGQYKIGKLLAEKGYKKPLFLHIPRNYIATKARKEGFEHAFLAQDLEDKIKIDYYFMQEDGENYFEGAKPLMEILQHKKKLDYDVIVCGNDRIAFVAYQLLLRHGYRIPEDIAVTGYDNTIGIAHLFIPPLTTVELPHYAMGEQAALHLIEGRKDVDCHKLPCPLIMGDSC, translated from the coding sequence ATCGAACAACTAATATCTCACCGTCCGAACGCCATTATTATTGCGCGCAATGGATTAAAAACGATAAAAATTCCTAAAAAGTTACATCAATTTCCCATTGCTCTGGCAAATTGTGTAACGGATGATTTACCGCTTGCCAGCTACATTCCCGATGATTTCCAAGGACAATATAAAATTGGAAAATTATTAGCGGAAAAAGGATATAAAAAGCCACTATTTCTTCATATTCCACGCAATTATATTGCGACAAAAGCACGTAAAGAAGGGTTTGAACACGCATTTCTTGCTCAAGACTTAGAGGATAAAATAAAAATTGACTACTATTTTATGCAGGAAGATGGGGAAAATTATTTTGAAGGTGCTAAACCACTAATGGAAATACTGCAACATAAAAAAAAGTTAGACTATGATGTCATTGTTTGTGGAAATGACCGAATCGCTTTTGTGGCGTATCAATTACTATTAAGACATGGATATCGTATCCCCGAAGATATTGCCGTAACGGGATACGATAATACAATAGGGATCGCACATTTGTTTATTCCCCCACTCACAACTGTCGAATTACCACACTATGCAATGGGCGAACAAGCCGCTTTACATTTAATTGAGGGACGTAAAGATGTAGATTGTCATAAATTACCCTGTCCATTAATTATGGGAGATTCTTGCTAA
- a CDS encoding secretion ATPase, whose translation MDEATSHLDEENEKKTNQAIAQLAITRVIVAHRKSTIDSADRCVNL comes from the coding sequence ATGGATGAAGCGACCAGCCATTTAGATGAAGAAAACGAGAAAAAGACCAATCAAGCTATCGCTCAATTAGCGATAACCAGAGTGATTGTCGCTCACAGAAAATCAACTATTGATAGTGCCGATAGGTGTGTGAATTTATAA
- the glpC gene encoding anaerobic glycerol-3-phosphate dehydrogenase subunit GlpC, which produces MNIQQLIDSAKQSLNSPASHQYIDESFESCIKCTACTAVCPVSRNNPLYPGPKQSGPDGERLRLKSAELYDEALKYCTNCKRCEVACPSDVKIGDLIVRARNNHLAQQKKPLMHKLRDAILSNTDMMGKLNTPLAPIVNTITGLSATKFVLEKTLNISKQRTLPKYSFGTFRSWYMKNALDEQKKFERKVAYFHGCYVNYNNPQLGKAFLKVFNAMNIGVMLLEKEKCCGLPLSVNGFPKRARSIAQFNTDYIGKMVDENGLEVISEASSCTLNLRDEYHHILGINNAKVRPHIHMVTPFLYQLFKEGKTLPLKPLKLRVAYHTACHVEKAGWAPYTLEVLKQIPNLEIIMLPSQCCGIAGTYGFKAENYDVSQSIGKHLFDHINDGGFDFVISECQTCKWQIDMSSNVTCIHPLTLLCMSMEA; this is translated from the coding sequence ATGAATATTCAGCAATTAATCGATAGTGCAAAACAATCTCTCAATTCACCGGCAAGTCATCAATATATCGATGAAAGTTTTGAAAGTTGCATTAAATGTACGGCGTGCACTGCCGTCTGTCCCGTTTCACGTAATAATCCGCTTTATCCGGGCCCAAAACAATCCGGGCCGGACGGTGAACGTTTACGTTTAAAATCTGCCGAGCTTTATGACGAAGCGCTGAAATATTGCACTAACTGTAAACGTTGCGAAGTGGCTTGCCCGTCCGATGTAAAAATCGGCGATCTGATCGTGCGTGCGCGCAACAATCATTTGGCGCAACAGAAAAAACCGTTAATGCACAAATTGCGTGATGCCATTTTGAGCAATACGGATATGATGGGCAAACTCAACACACCGCTTGCGCCGATTGTAAATACGATTACAGGATTGAGTGCCACAAAGTTTGTGTTAGAAAAAACGCTTAATATTAGTAAACAACGAACGTTACCGAAATATTCCTTCGGCACATTTCGTAGCTGGTATATGAAAAATGCGTTGGACGAGCAGAAAAAATTTGAACGTAAAGTGGCATATTTTCACGGCTGTTACGTAAACTATAATAATCCGCAACTGGGCAAAGCCTTTTTGAAAGTATTTAATGCGATGAACATCGGCGTAATGTTGTTGGAAAAAGAAAAATGCTGCGGTCTACCCTTAAGCGTAAACGGCTTTCCTAAACGTGCACGTAGCATTGCACAGTTCAACACGGATTACATCGGCAAAATGGTGGATGAAAACGGCTTGGAGGTAATTAGCGAAGCCTCGAGCTGCACTTTGAATTTACGTGATGAATATCATCATATTTTAGGCATTAATAATGCAAAAGTGCGTCCGCATATTCATATGGTAACGCCGTTCTTGTATCAATTATTTAAAGAAGGCAAAACCTTACCGCTCAAACCTTTGAAATTACGTGTAGCCTATCATACCGCTTGCCACGTGGAGAAAGCCGGTTGGGCGCCTTATACCCTTGAAGTGCTAAAACAAATTCCGAATTTGGAAATCATTATGCTGCCGTCTCAATGTTGCGGCATTGCCGGTACTTACGGTTTCAAAGCGGAAAATTATGATGTTTCCCAATCCATTGGTAAGCATTTGTTCGATCATATTAACGACGGTGGGTTTGATTTCGTGATTTCCGAATGCCAAACCTGTAAATGGCAAATTGATATGTCATCTAACGTAACCTGTATCCATCCGCTAACCTTGCTTTGTATGTCAATGGAGGCTTAG
- the glpB gene encoding glycerol-3-phosphate dehydrogenase subunit GlpB, with the protein MNFDVVIIGGGLAGLTCGIALQQRGKRCVIINNGQAAIDFASGSLDLLSRMPSGSAVENLKENLTALCNILPAHPYSLLGAEKVLEKAGAFQVLAESLNLDLIGSCEKNHLRVTGLGGLRGSWLSPNSVPMVQGNNAFPHKRIAVLGIEGYHDFQPQLLAANLVLNPQFTHCEVNGGFLNIPQLDELRQNAREFRSVNIAQLLEHKLAFDDLVKEIVESAQGAEAVFLPACFGLENQEFMTALRSATKLALFELPTLPPSLLGMRQRIQLRRQFESLGGLMMNGDSALEARFEGDRVRGIMTRLHENEEITADNFVLASGSFFSKGLVAEFDKIYEPVFEADIIGVEGFNDKDRLSWTDSRFSNPQPYQSAGVAINRYCQVQKCGRFLTNLYAIGNVIGGFNALELGCGSGVAVVTALSVADEILTK; encoded by the coding sequence ATGAATTTTGATGTAGTCATTATCGGTGGCGGATTGGCGGGGTTAACCTGTGGCATCGCCCTTCAACAACGTGGCAAACGCTGCGTGATTATCAATAACGGTCAGGCTGCAATTGATTTTGCCTCCGGTTCTCTTGATTTATTAAGCCGTATGCCTTCAGGAAGTGCGGTCGAAAATTTAAAAGAAAATCTCACCGCACTTTGCAACATATTGCCGGCACATCCTTATAGTTTATTGGGCGCAGAAAAAGTGCTTGAGAAAGCAGGGGCATTCCAAGTATTGGCGGAATCACTTAATTTAGATTTAATCGGTTCTTGTGAAAAAAACCACTTGCGTGTAACCGGCTTAGGCGGTTTACGCGGTTCGTGGCTTTCGCCTAATAGCGTGCCGATGGTGCAAGGAAATAATGCCTTTCCACATAAACGTATTGCGGTTCTTGGTATTGAAGGCTATCACGATTTCCAACCGCAGTTATTAGCGGCAAACCTTGTGCTTAATCCGCAATTTACGCATTGTGAAGTGAACGGCGGTTTTTTGAATATTCCGCAATTAGACGAACTTCGTCAAAATGCACGCGAGTTTCGTAGTGTAAATATCGCTCAACTTTTAGAGCACAAACTCGCCTTTGACGATTTAGTAAAAGAAATTGTGGAATCTGCTCAAGGTGCGGAAGCGGTATTCTTACCGGCCTGTTTCGGCTTGGAAAATCAGGAATTTATGACCGCACTTCGTAGCGCGACCAAACTTGCCCTTTTTGAATTACCGACTTTGCCGCCCTCATTACTTGGTATGCGCCAACGTATTCAATTGCGCCGTCAATTTGAATCGCTAGGCGGCTTAATGATGAACGGCGACAGCGCATTAGAAGCCCGTTTTGAAGGGGATCGTGTACGAGGTATTATGACACGTTTACACGAAAATGAAGAAATCACTGCCGACAATTTCGTGTTGGCATCAGGCAGTTTCTTCAGTAAAGGCTTAGTGGCTGAATTTGATAAAATTTATGAACCGGTGTTTGAAGCCGATATTATCGGCGTGGAGGGTTTCAACGATAAAGATCGTCTTAGCTGGACGGATTCCCGTTTTTCTAACCCTCAGCCTTATCAATCCGCCGGTGTGGCGATTAACCGCTATTGCCAAGTGCAAAAGTGCGGTCGATTTTTAACGAATTTATATGCTATCGGCAATGTGATTGGCGGTTTTAATGCATTAGAACTCGGTTGCGGTTCCGGAGTAGCGGTGGTCACGGCACTTTCCGTTGCGGATGAAATTTTGACGAAGTAA
- the glpA gene encoding anaerobic glycerol-3-phosphate dehydrogenase subunit A, with product MGLSPNLYRNVGDLSPLSTDVIIIGGGATGAGIARDCALRGIDCILLERRDIATGATGRNHGLLHSGARYAVNDQESAQECIKENRILRNIARHCVDETEGLFITLPEDSMDYQKTFLESCAKSGIEAVAIEPDLAKIMEPSVNPNLVGAVVVPDGSIDPFRLTASNMLDATENGAKMFTYCEVKNLICEGGKVIGVKVYDHKNKAERQFFAPLVVNAGGIWGQGIAEYADLKIKMFPAKGALLVMGHRINRMVINRCRKPADADILVPGDTISVIGTTSSRIPYDQIDNMSVTPEEVDILFREGEKLAPSLRHTRVLRAYAGVRPLVASDDDPSGRNVSRGIVLLDHTERDGLDGFITITGGKLMTYRLMAEWATDLICKKLNKTARCVTAEQSLPGSNESRQETNQKVISLPSTIRYSAVYRHGSRATRLLDKTRLDRSMVCECEAVTAGEIRYAVDELDVNNLVDLRRRTRVGMGTCQAELCACRAAGLMNRFEVATARQSTLQLSSFMEERWRGIEPIAWGEAIREAEFTSWMYGSVLGLNDVKPLEKQVQQGTDSNEF from the coding sequence ATGGGATTATCGCCTAATTTATATCGAAATGTCGGAGATCTTTCTCCCTTATCAACGGATGTGATTATTATTGGCGGTGGTGCTACCGGTGCGGGTATTGCGCGCGATTGTGCCCTACGTGGTATTGATTGCATTTTATTAGAACGCCGTGATATCGCAACCGGAGCGACAGGGCGCAACCACGGTTTATTACATAGCGGCGCGCGTTATGCGGTGAACGACCAAGAATCCGCGCAAGAATGTATTAAAGAAAACCGTATTTTGCGGAATATTGCGCGCCACTGTGTGGATGAAACGGAAGGTTTATTTATTACGCTTCCCGAAGATTCCATGGATTACCAAAAAACCTTTCTTGAAAGCTGTGCCAAATCCGGTATTGAAGCGGTGGCAATTGAGCCTGATTTAGCCAAAATAATGGAACCGTCCGTCAATCCTAACCTTGTCGGTGCAGTGGTTGTGCCGGACGGCTCTATCGATCCCTTCCGTTTAACCGCCTCTAATATGCTTGATGCCACGGAAAACGGCGCAAAAATGTTTACTTATTGCGAAGTCAAAAATTTGATTTGTGAAGGTGGAAAAGTTATTGGCGTGAAAGTTTATGATCATAAAAATAAAGCGGAACGTCAGTTTTTCGCCCCCCTTGTGGTAAATGCAGGGGGAATTTGGGGACAAGGTATCGCCGAATATGCTGATCTTAAAATCAAAATGTTCCCGGCAAAAGGTGCATTGCTTGTAATGGGACATCGAATTAATAGAATGGTGATTAATCGCTGCCGTAAACCGGCTGATGCGGATATCCTCGTGCCGGGCGATACCATCTCTGTTATCGGAACAACCTCTAGCCGTATTCCTTACGATCAAATCGATAATATGTCAGTTACACCGGAAGAAGTGGATATTCTTTTCCGTGAGGGCGAGAAACTCGCCCCGAGTTTGCGTCATACCCGCGTGTTACGTGCTTATGCAGGTGTTCGTCCGTTGGTTGCCAGCGATGATGATCCGTCCGGACGTAATGTGAGCCGTGGTATTGTATTGCTGGATCACACGGAACGCGATGGATTAGACGGCTTTATTACCATCACCGGCGGTAAGCTGATGACTTATCGTTTAATGGCGGAATGGGCGACAGATCTCATTTGTAAGAAACTCAATAAAACCGCCCGTTGTGTAACGGCTGAGCAATCATTGCCCGGTTCAAATGAAAGTCGTCAAGAAACCAACCAAAAAGTGATTTCATTGCCAAGTACCATTCGTTATTCTGCTGTGTATCGTCACGGCTCACGAGCCACCCGTTTGCTTGATAAAACACGTTTAGATCGTTCTATGGTGTGTGAATGCGAAGCGGTAACGGCGGGAGAAATTCGCTATGCCGTAGATGAGTTAGACGTAAACAATCTAGTGGATTTACGCCGCCGCACCCGTGTGGGAATGGGAACCTGCCAAGCGGAACTTTGTGCTTGTCGGGCCGCCGGTTTAATGAATCGTTTTGAAGTGGCGACAGCTCGACAATCCACCCTTCAACTTTCCTCCTTTATGGAAGAACGCTGGCGTGGTATTGAGCCGATTGCTTGGGGCGAAGCGATTCGTGAAGCCGAATTTACCTCTTGGATGTATGGTAGCGTATTAGGCTTAAATGATGTAAAACCACTCGAAAAACAAGTGCAACAAGGGACGGATAGCAATGAATTTTGA
- the glpT gene encoding glycerol-3-phosphate transporter, with protein sequence MFGPFKPAPHIAELPAEKIDSTYKRLRWQVFAGIFFGYAAYYFVRANFDLAQKGLIEAGMYNKAELGLVGTAAGLAYGLSKFFMAMLSDRSNPKVFLPFGLLLSGLCMTMMGLFPWATSGIVIMWIMIFLNGWFQGMGWPPCGRTMVHWWSKSERGTIVSIWNTAHNLGGMVPGAMVLLAGAIYFSTHGVEATAKDVWQQALYYPGIAAMIIAIPIYLVMKDTPQSCGLPPVEKWRNDYPDDYNEKTYEHELSTKEIFMTYVLKNKLLWYIAIANVFVYLIRYGVLKWSPVYLGEVKHFNIKGTAWAYTIYELAAIPGTLLCGWVSDHVFKGKRGLTGFIFMILTTLAVVALWKNPATPEAEIANYSAWYQNPYQLTDFILMTTIGFLIYGPVMLIGLHALELAPKKAAGTAAGFTGLFGYLGGTVSASAVVGWAAEYYGWDGGFYVMIAGGILAVLLLLNVMIEEGKHKAKLGDTYGTK encoded by the coding sequence ATGTTCGGACCATTTAAACCCGCCCCGCACATTGCGGAACTTCCGGCGGAAAAAATTGATTCCACCTATAAGCGCCTACGTTGGCAAGTATTCGCCGGAATCTTCTTCGGCTATGCCGCTTATTATTTTGTGCGGGCAAACTTTGACTTAGCACAGAAAGGGTTAATCGAGGCAGGAATGTATAACAAGGCGGAATTAGGTCTTGTGGGTACGGCTGCCGGTTTGGCTTACGGTTTGTCAAAATTCTTTATGGCGATGCTTTCAGATCGTTCTAACCCGAAAGTATTCTTACCATTCGGTTTGTTGCTCTCTGGTTTATGTATGACGATGATGGGGTTATTCCCTTGGGCGACATCCGGTATCGTAATAATGTGGATTATGATCTTCTTAAACGGTTGGTTCCAAGGTATGGGTTGGCCTCCGTGTGGTCGCACTATGGTTCACTGGTGGTCTAAATCCGAACGCGGAACGATTGTTTCTATTTGGAATACCGCTCACAACCTTGGTGGTATGGTACCAGGTGCAATGGTGCTGTTAGCCGGCGCAATTTACTTCAGCACACATGGCGTGGAAGCTACCGCCAAAGATGTATGGCAACAAGCACTATACTATCCGGGTATTGCAGCGATGATCATCGCAATTCCGATTTACCTTGTAATGAAAGATACGCCACAATCTTGCGGTTTACCACCGGTTGAAAAATGGCGCAACGATTATCCTGATGACTATAACGAAAAAACCTATGAGCATGAACTTTCTACTAAAGAAATTTTTATGACTTACGTGTTAAAAAACAAATTGTTATGGTACATCGCCATTGCTAACGTATTCGTTTACTTAATCCGCTACGGCGTGCTGAAGTGGTCGCCGGTTTATTTGGGCGAAGTAAAACACTTCAATATTAAAGGAACGGCTTGGGCATATACCATTTATGAATTAGCGGCAATTCCGGGAACATTATTATGCGGTTGGGTATCCGACCACGTATTCAAAGGTAAACGAGGCTTAACCGGTTTCATCTTTATGATTTTAACAACCCTTGCTGTTGTTGCGTTATGGAAAAATCCGGCAACACCTGAGGCTGAAATTGCAAACTATTCGGCCTGGTATCAAAACCCATATCAATTAACGGACTTTATCTTAATGACCACAATCGGTTTCTTAATCTATGGTCCGGTGATGTTGATTGGTCTGCACGCGCTTGAACTCGCACCGAAAAAAGCGGCGGGTACGGCTGCCGGTTTCACCGGTTTATTCGGCTACTTAGGCGGAACGGTGTCAGCTTCTGCGGTTGTCGGTTGGGCAGCTGAATATTACGGCTGGGACGGCGGTTTCTACGTGATGATCGCAGGCGGTATCTTAGCGGTGTTATTACTTCTTAACGTAATGATTGAAGAAGGTAAACACAAAGCAAAATTAGGTGATACCTACGGCACGAAATAA
- the glpQ gene encoding glycerophosphodiester phosphodiesterase, translating into MKLKTLALSLFTAGVLAGCSNQSSMVATDMKSEKIIIAHRGASGYLPEHTLESKALAFAQQADYLEQDLAMTKDGRLVVIHDHFLDGLTDVAKKFPNRHRKDGRYYVIDFTLKEIQSLNMTENFETKDGKQTAVYPNRFPLWKSHFKIHTFEDEIEFIQGLEKSTGKKVGIYPEIKAPWFHHQNGKDIALETLKVLKKYGYDKKTDSVYLQTFDFNELKRIKTELLPKMGMDLKLVQLVAYTDWHETEEKDAKGKWVNYDYDWMFKPGAMAEVVKYADGVGPGWYMLIDKEKSKAGNIEYTPLVKELAQYNVELHPYTVRKDALPEFFSDVNQMYDALLNKSGATGVFTDFPDTGVEFLKGKK; encoded by the coding sequence ATGAAACTCAAAACATTAGCCCTTTCTTTATTCACAGCAGGTGTATTAGCCGGCTGTAGTAACCAATCTTCAATGGTAGCAACCGATATGAAATCAGAGAAAATTATCATTGCTCATCGTGGTGCAAGCGGCTATTTACCGGAGCATACGCTTGAATCCAAAGCACTTGCCTTCGCACAACAAGCCGATTATTTAGAGCAAGACCTAGCAATGACGAAAGACGGACGCTTAGTGGTCATTCACGATCATTTCCTAGACGGCTTAACCGATGTGGCAAAAAAATTCCCAAATCGTCATCGTAAAGACGGTCGTTATTATGTGATTGATTTCACCTTAAAAGAAATTCAAAGTTTAAATATGACCGAGAACTTTGAAACCAAAGACGGTAAACAAACCGCCGTATATCCGAACCGTTTTCCGCTTTGGAAATCACACTTCAAAATTCACACATTTGAAGATGAAATCGAATTTATTCAGGGCTTAGAAAAATCTACCGGTAAAAAAGTCGGCATCTACCCTGAAATTAAAGCCCCTTGGTTTCATCATCAAAATGGCAAAGATATTGCGCTTGAAACTCTTAAAGTGTTGAAAAAATACGGTTACGATAAGAAAACCGATAGCGTCTATTTACAAACTTTCGACTTTAACGAACTCAAACGTATTAAAACCGAGCTTCTCCCTAAAATGGGTATGGATTTAAAACTTGTTCAACTTGTCGCTTACACCGATTGGCATGAAACAGAAGAAAAAGATGCGAAAGGCAAATGGGTAAACTACGATTATGATTGGATGTTTAAACCGGGCGCGATGGCAGAAGTGGTGAAATACGCTGACGGCGTAGGCCCCGGCTGGTATATGTTAATCGATAAGGAAAAATCCAAAGCGGGTAACATTGAATACACCCCTTTAGTAAAAGAATTGGCACAATATAATGTGGAATTACATCCGTACACTGTGCGTAAAGATGCACTACCGGAATTTTTCAGCGATGTAAATCAAATGTATGATGCTTTATTGAATAAATCCGGCGCAACCGGTGTATTCACAGACTTCCCAGATACCGGTGTGGAATTTTTAAAAGGCAAAAAGTAA
- a CDS encoding MIP/aquaporin family protein, whose translation MNAYFAEFFGTALLILLGNGVVANVCLDKTKGQSSGWIVITTAWAFAVYVAVVVTGPYSGAHLNPAVTLGLAAKGAFDWLSVPGYVIAQIVGGMTGAFLVYVMYRDHFLATENEGAKRACFCTEPAIRNYSSNLISEIIGTFVLVFVIFYLAGANITFPGSNETTPIGLGSIGALPVAILVWAIGLSLGGTTGYAINPARDLGPRLTLGIFLSRKLNTKADWGYGWVPVVGPVIGSLLAAAVYAAVM comes from the coding sequence ATGAATGCTTATTTCGCAGAGTTTTTCGGCACCGCACTGTTGATTCTTTTAGGAAACGGTGTGGTTGCTAACGTTTGTCTTGATAAAACGAAAGGACAAAGTTCCGGTTGGATTGTTATTACTACCGCTTGGGCGTTTGCCGTGTATGTGGCGGTTGTTGTAACAGGGCCTTATAGCGGTGCGCATTTGAATCCGGCAGTAACATTAGGGCTTGCGGCAAAAGGTGCTTTTGATTGGCTATCCGTTCCGGGTTATGTTATAGCACAAATTGTAGGTGGTATGACGGGGGCGTTTTTAGTTTACGTGATGTATCGTGATCATTTCCTTGCCACCGAAAATGAAGGGGCAAAACGTGCTTGTTTTTGTACTGAACCGGCGATTCGTAATTATTCAAGTAACCTTATCAGTGAAATTATCGGTACTTTTGTACTTGTTTTCGTTATTTTCTATCTTGCCGGTGCAAATATTACTTTCCCGGGTTCAAATGAAACCACACCTATTGGCTTAGGCTCTATCGGCGCATTACCCGTCGCAATTCTTGTTTGGGCAATCGGTTTAAGTTTAGGCGGTACGACAGGTTATGCCATTAATCCTGCTCGGGATTTAGGCCCGCGCTTAACGTTAGGAATTTTCTTAAGCCGTAAATTAAATACCAAAGCGGATTGGGGTTATGGTTGGGTTCCTGTTGTAGGCCCTGTGATCGGCTCATTATTGGCAGCAGCGGTTTATGCGGCTGTGATGTGA
- the glpK gene encoding glycerol kinase GlpK, whose product MTGKKYIIALDQGTTSSRAVLLDHNANVVEIAQREFTQIYPQAGWVEHNPMEIWATQSSTLNEVVAKAGITSDEIAAIGITNQRETTIVWEKATGTPVYNAIVWQCRRTANITDKLKADGYEDYIRHTTGLVVDPYFSGTKVKWILDNVEGAREKAERGELLFGTVDTWLVWKLTQGRVHVTDYTNASRTMLFNIHTKQWDDKMLEILNIPRSMLPEVRNSSEIYGQTNIGGKGGVRIPVAGIAGDQQAALYGHLCVHAGQAKNTYGTGCFMLLHTGDKAITSKNGLLTTIACNAKGEPEYALEGSVFIAGASIQWLRDELKIVHDSFDSEYFAQKVPDSNGVYVVPAFTGLGAPYWDPYARGAIFGLSRGANRNHIVRATLESIAYQTRDVLEAMQSDSGERLQYLRVDGGATNNNFLMQFQADILDVNVERPVVKEVTALGAAYLAGLATGFWKDLDELRDKARVERTFTPDDDNEKRERRYKGWKKAVKRSLEWAKEEEE is encoded by the coding sequence ATGACCGGCAAAAAATACATCATTGCTTTAGACCAAGGCACAACCAGTTCAAGAGCAGTATTACTCGATCATAACGCAAATGTGGTCGAAATCGCTCAACGCGAATTTACCCAAATTTACCCTCAAGCAGGCTGGGTGGAGCATAATCCGATGGAAATTTGGGCGACTCAAAGTTCTACATTAAATGAAGTGGTGGCAAAAGCCGGCATTACATCAGATGAGATTGCAGCAATCGGGATCACCAACCAACGCGAAACAACGATTGTTTGGGAAAAAGCCACCGGTACACCGGTTTACAACGCGATTGTTTGGCAATGTCGCCGTACCGCTAATATCACAGATAAGCTCAAAGCCGATGGTTATGAAGATTACATTCGCCACACCACAGGGCTTGTGGTGGATCCGTATTTCTCCGGCACAAAAGTGAAATGGATTTTAGATAACGTAGAAGGTGCGCGTGAAAAAGCGGAGCGCGGCGAACTCTTATTCGGTACGGTGGATACTTGGCTTGTGTGGAAATTAACTCAGGGCCGTGTGCATGTTACCGATTACACCAATGCTTCACGCACAATGTTATTCAACATTCACACGAAACAATGGGACGACAAGATGCTTGAAATCTTGAATATTCCACGTTCAATGTTGCCGGAAGTTCGTAATTCTTCCGAAATTTACGGACAAACCAACATCGGTGGTAAAGGTGGTGTGCGAATTCCTGTTGCGGGTATCGCAGGCGACCAACAAGCAGCACTTTACGGTCATTTATGTGTACATGCAGGGCAAGCGAAAAACACTTACGGTACGGGCTGCTTTATGTTACTTCATACCGGTGATAAAGCCATTACTTCAAAAAACGGCTTACTCACCACTATTGCCTGTAACGCCAAAGGCGAGCCTGAATACGCCTTAGAAGGCTCAGTATTTATCGCCGGAGCTTCCATTCAATGGCTGCGTGATGAGCTCAAAATCGTTCACGATAGTTTCGACTCCGAATACTTCGCCCAAAAAGTACCTGATAGCAATGGCGTGTACGTTGTTCCTGCTTTCACCGGCTTAGGTGCGCCATATTGGGATCCTTACGCTCGTGGTGCAATCTTCGGTTTATCTCGCGGAGCTAATCGTAACCATATCGTACGTGCGACTCTTGAATCCATTGCCTATCAAACCCGCGACGTATTAGAGGCAATGCAATCGGACTCTGGTGAACGCTTACAATATCTTCGTGTAGATGGCGGGGCAACAAACAACAACTTCTTAATGCAGTTCCAAGCGGATATTTTAGATGTGAATGTGGAACGTCCTGTCGTGAAAGAAGTGACCGCACTGGGAGCTGCTTATCTTGCGGGTCTCGCAACCGGATTTTGGAAAGATTTGGATGAACTCCGCGATAAAGCACGTGTAGAACGCACTTTTACGCCGGATGATGACAACGAAAAACGCGAACGCCGTTACAAAGGTTGGAAAAAAGCAGTAAAACGCTCCTTAGAGTGGGCGAAGGAAGAGGAAGAATAA
- a CDS encoding DeoR/GlpR family transcriptional regulator, which produces MKQSIRHQKIIELVSQYGYLSTDDLVSQLEVSPQTIRRDLNILAELDLIRRHHGGAASPSSVENSDYVDRKQFFSSQKNRIAQEVVKLIPNGASLFIDIGTTPEAVANALLNHEYLRIVTNNLNAAHLLRQNKSFDITMAGGSLRMDGGIIGEATVNFISQFRLDFGILGISAIDPDGSLLDYDFHEVQVKRAIIESSRQTLLVADHSKFTRQAIVRLGELKDVEYLFTDDVPPSINQYLQSTKTKLVVCK; this is translated from the coding sequence ATGAAACAATCTATTCGTCATCAAAAAATTATTGAGTTGGTGAGCCAATATGGTTATTTAAGTACGGACGATTTAGTTAGCCAACTTGAAGTAAGTCCTCAAACGATTCGCCGAGATTTAAATATTCTCGCCGAACTTGATTTAATCCGCCGTCACCATGGTGGTGCCGCTTCGCCTTCCTCAGTAGAAAATTCCGATTATGTCGATCGCAAACAATTCTTTTCTTCTCAAAAAAATCGTATTGCACAAGAAGTCGTAAAGCTCATTCCAAATGGTGCATCGTTATTTATCGACATAGGTACGACACCGGAAGCGGTGGCAAATGCGTTACTTAATCATGAATATTTACGCATTGTAACGAATAATCTCAATGCCGCCCATTTATTGCGTCAAAATAAAAGTTTTGATATCACTATGGCCGGCGGATCATTACGTATGGACGGCGGGATTATCGGCGAAGCCACCGTGAATTTTATTTCTCAGTTCCGCTTGGATTTTGGGATTTTAGGGATTAGTGCTATTGATCCCGATGGTTCTTTACTTGATTATGATTTCCATGAAGTACAAGTTAAACGTGCGATTATTGAAAGTTCGCGCCAAACCTTATTGGTTGCCGATCATTCAAAGTTTACGCGGCAAGCGATTGTGCGCTTGGGAGAACTAAAGGATGTGGAATATCTGTTTACGGATGATGTTCCTCCTTCAATTAACCAATATTTACAAAGCACAAAAACAAAATTAGTAGTGTGTAAATAA